A window from Moritella yayanosii encodes these proteins:
- the rpsB gene encoding 30S ribosomal protein S2, with product MSTVSMRDMLQAGVHFGHQTRYWNPKMKQYIFGARSKVHIINLEKTVPLFNDALGFIKNIADKKGKVLFVGTKKAAGETIKEAALSCDQFYVDHRWLGGMLTNWKTVRQSIKRLTILEAQAQDGTFEQLTKKEALMNTREMIKLEKSLGGIKTMGGLPDVLFVIDADHEHIAIKEANNLGIPVVAIVDTNSNPDNIDFVVPGNDDAIRAIKLYAGAVAACVNEGRNQDIAAQAENDFIEEAK from the coding sequence ATGTCTACAGTATCAATGCGCGATATGCTACAAGCCGGTGTTCATTTCGGTCACCAAACTCGTTACTGGAATCCTAAGATGAAGCAATACATCTTCGGTGCTCGTAGTAAAGTACATATCATCAACCTAGAGAAAACTGTTCCTCTATTCAACGACGCACTTGGTTTTATCAAGAACATTGCTGATAAAAAAGGTAAAGTTCTTTTCGTTGGTACTAAAAAAGCGGCGGGTGAAACAATCAAAGAAGCTGCACTTTCATGTGACCAGTTCTACGTTGATCACCGTTGGTTAGGCGGAATGTTGACTAACTGGAAAACAGTTCGTCAATCAATCAAACGTCTTACTATTCTAGAAGCACAAGCACAAGACGGTACATTCGAGCAGCTTACTAAGAAAGAAGCTCTAATGAACACACGTGAAATGATCAAACTAGAGAAAAGCCTTGGTGGTATTAAAACTATGGGCGGTTTACCTGATGTTCTTTTCGTAATCGATGCTGACCATGAGCACATCGCTATTAAAGAAGCTAACAATCTAGGTATCCCAGTAGTAGCTATCGTTGATACTAACTCAAACCCAGACAACATTGATTTCGTTGTACCTGGTAACGATGATGCGATCCGTGCTATCAAACTTTACGCTGGTGCAGTAGCTGCATGTGTAAATGAAGGCCGTAATCAAGACATCGCGGCACAAGCTGAAAACGACTTTATCGAAGAAGCTAAATAA
- the uppS gene encoding polyprenyl diphosphate synthase translates to MVNLIELETLVNDSKPKHVAIIMDGNGRWAQQRGKMRVKGHHEGVKSVRQVVSSALAIGIESLTLFAFSSENWRRPEAEVSMLMKLFMTVLTREVKKLHKNKIRLKIIGDVSAFSSAIQTKIAEAEALTCNNTTLTLNIAVNYGGQSDIVHAAKQIAIAVKTGEISLDQIDDKMLGQHIAMAGQPAVDLMIRTGGDHRISNFLLWQLAYAELYFTDTLWPDFDNIAFEDAIFNFVNRERRFGGTGEQVRAILIKQQ, encoded by the coding sequence ATGGTAAACTTAATTGAACTCGAAACCTTAGTTAATGACTCTAAACCTAAGCACGTTGCTATCATCATGGATGGCAATGGTCGTTGGGCGCAGCAGCGTGGCAAAATGCGTGTTAAGGGCCACCATGAAGGTGTTAAGTCTGTTCGTCAAGTGGTGAGTAGTGCATTAGCTATCGGGATTGAGTCGTTAACATTATTTGCGTTTAGTAGCGAAAACTGGCGTCGACCGGAAGCGGAAGTTAGTATGTTAATGAAATTATTTATGACAGTGTTAACGCGAGAAGTTAAAAAACTGCATAAGAATAAAATCCGCCTAAAAATCATTGGTGATGTCTCTGCATTTAGTTCTGCCATTCAAACCAAAATTGCTGAAGCCGAAGCATTAACGTGTAATAACACCACACTGACGCTCAATATCGCGGTCAACTATGGCGGGCAATCGGATATAGTTCATGCCGCTAAACAGATTGCTATCGCGGTTAAAACCGGTGAAATAAGCTTAGATCAAATTGATGATAAAATGCTGGGGCAACATATTGCTATGGCAGGACAGCCAGCTGTAGATTTGATGATCCGTACTGGTGGCGATCACCGAATTAGTAACTTTTTGCTGTGGCAGTTAGCTTATGCAGAATTATATTTCACTGACACTCTATGGCCAGATTTCGACAATATTGCCTTTGAAGATGCTATTTTTAATTTTGTAAATCGAGAACGTCGTTTTGGCGGCACTGGCGAACAGGTCAGAGCTATTTTAATAAAGCAGCAATAA
- the tsf gene encoding translation elongation factor Ts, giving the protein MAITAAMVKELRERTAAGMMDCKKALVEAEGDMELAIDNMRKSGAVKAAKKAGRIAAEGVVKTKIANGVAVLVEINSETDFVAKDASFLAFVNQVVDVAHAGELNSAEALLAAKFDAELTVEEARANLISKIGENINVRRSVIVKGDNMASYVHGGTIGVVTVLKGGDEALAKKIAMHVAAAKPEFVTPDDVPAAVVEKERAIQVEIAINSGKPQEIAEKMVVGRMKKFTGEVSLTGQAFVMEPSKTVGQLLKEEGAEVVTFIRIEVGEGIDKSEDDFAAEVAATVAAAKKA; this is encoded by the coding sequence ATGGCAATTACTGCTGCAATGGTTAAAGAACTGCGCGAACGTACAGCTGCAGGCATGATGGATTGTAAAAAAGCGTTAGTTGAAGCTGAAGGCGATATGGAACTAGCAATCGATAACATGCGTAAATCAGGCGCTGTAAAAGCGGCTAAAAAAGCAGGTCGTATTGCTGCTGAAGGCGTTGTAAAAACTAAAATTGCTAACGGCGTTGCGGTTCTAGTTGAAATCAACTCAGAAACAGATTTCGTCGCAAAAGATGCAAGTTTCCTAGCATTTGTTAACCAAGTTGTTGACGTTGCTCACGCAGGTGAACTTAACTCTGCTGAAGCACTATTAGCTGCTAAATTTGACGCTGAATTAACAGTTGAAGAAGCGCGTGCTAACCTAATTTCTAAAATTGGCGAGAACATCAATGTTCGTCGTTCAGTTATAGTTAAAGGTGATAATATGGCGTCTTACGTACACGGCGGCACTATCGGTGTTGTTACTGTACTTAAAGGCGGTGATGAAGCATTAGCGAAGAAAATTGCTATGCATGTAGCAGCAGCTAAGCCTGAGTTTGTTACACCTGATGATGTTCCTGCAGCTGTAGTTGAAAAAGAACGCGCTATTCAAGTGGAAATCGCTATTAACAGTGGTAAACCTCAAGAAATAGCTGAAAAAATGGTTGTTGGCCGTATGAAGAAATTCACTGGTGAAGTTAGCCTTACAGGTCAAGCTTTCGTCATGGAACCGTCAAAAACTGTTGGTCAACTTCTTAAAGAAGAAGGCGCAGAAGTTGTCACCTTTATCCGCATCGAAGTGGGTGAAGGCATCGATAAATCGGAAGATGATTTCGCCGCTGAAGTTGCCGCTACAGTAGCAGCAGCGAAAAAAGCATAA
- a CDS encoding CDP-archaeol synthase has product MLKQRITTALILAPLALAAIFLLPLQWFALAIAGVFILATKEWAVLVDKNNSKLPIALIVGNSLILGATLLAIPPDVRNIWHVSNGEIVLVPLVSGILVVGAVWWLICAVLVATYPNSAKAWTKNTLLKVVLGLVTLVPFFWAMLALRSYDYAHDQLSGAWLVMLVMLLVWGADSGAYFIGKKFGKNKLAPKVSPGKTREGFFGGIVVSMIIALIAAVVMAILPSGELDSSKLVIILFTCFVTSISSTLGDLNESMFKREAGVKDSGTLLPGHGGILDRIDSLTAALPVFAVIYLVCF; this is encoded by the coding sequence TTGCTTAAGCAACGAATTACCACCGCATTAATTTTAGCGCCCTTAGCGCTTGCCGCTATCTTTCTGTTACCCCTGCAGTGGTTCGCGCTTGCAATCGCGGGTGTGTTTATCTTAGCCACCAAAGAGTGGGCGGTATTGGTCGATAAGAATAACAGTAAATTACCCATTGCGCTCATCGTTGGCAACTCACTTATTCTGGGCGCAACATTATTAGCTATCCCACCCGATGTGCGTAATATCTGGCACGTCAGTAACGGCGAGATAGTATTGGTACCGTTAGTCAGTGGTATTTTAGTCGTTGGCGCCGTGTGGTGGTTAATTTGCGCGGTATTAGTGGCTACCTATCCAAACAGTGCCAAAGCATGGACTAAAAATACCTTGTTGAAAGTTGTCCTTGGTCTGGTGACCTTAGTGCCGTTTTTCTGGGCGATGCTAGCACTACGTTCTTATGATTATGCCCACGACCAGCTGTCGGGTGCCTGGTTAGTAATGCTAGTGATGCTCTTAGTATGGGGCGCTGATTCGGGGGCTTACTTTATCGGTAAAAAATTCGGCAAGAACAAACTGGCGCCAAAAGTGAGCCCAGGTAAAACTCGCGAAGGCTTTTTTGGTGGTATTGTGGTATCAATGATTATTGCGCTAATTGCTGCCGTTGTGATGGCCATTTTACCATCAGGGGAACTTGATAGCAGTAAGCTTGTCATAATCCTGTTTACGTGTTTTGTTACGTCAATTTCATCCACATTAGGTGATCTTAACGAAAGTATGTTCAAACGTGAAGCGGGTGTAAAAGACAGTGGTACCTTGTTACCTGGTCACGGTGGTATTCTTGACCGCATTGATAGCTTGACGGCTGCATTACCGGTATTTGCTGTTATTTATTTAGTTTGTTTTTAA
- the ptsG gene encoding PTS glucose transporter subunit IIBC encodes MSNAFANLQKVGKSLMLPVSVLPVAGILLGVGAANFSFLPEFVSHLMEQAGGSVFGQMALLFAVGVALGFTKNDGVAGLSAIVGYGIMTATLSTVAGIEIKDVIAAAGDISSEEINALTAAINNKYNTGVLGGIFVGGLAGWAFNKFYKIQLPEYLGFFAGKRAVPIITGFVAIALGLILSVIWPPIGSVIAAFSDWAAQQNPTVAFGIYGVVERALIPFGLHHIWNVPFFYEAGTCTNNAGEVVHGIMTCFLTADDATRAAGNGFGQLAGGYLFKMFGLPAAAIAIAHSAKPENRAKVMGIMASAALTSFLTGITEPIEFAFLFIAPVLYAIHALLAGLAYVLTNSLGIVHGHTFSNGFIDFVVQSPRAENMLLLVGLGIVYAVVYYIVFRTMIRMLDLKTPGREDDEEVAVVAVSTDEMAAELVAAFGGKDNITNLDACITRLRISVNSIDKVDNEKLKALGAKAVVVVGSGVQAIFGTKSDNLRTDMEEYINTL; translated from the coding sequence ATGAGTAACGCATTTGCAAATCTACAGAAAGTAGGTAAGTCATTAATGTTACCCGTATCGGTGTTACCGGTTGCAGGTATTTTATTAGGTGTTGGTGCAGCCAATTTTAGTTTCTTGCCAGAATTTGTTTCTCATCTAATGGAACAAGCTGGTGGTTCTGTCTTTGGTCAAATGGCACTGTTGTTTGCAGTTGGTGTCGCACTCGGTTTTACTAAAAATGACGGTGTTGCAGGTCTTTCTGCCATTGTTGGTTACGGTATCATGACGGCAACGCTAAGCACAGTGGCAGGTATCGAAATTAAAGATGTAATTGCGGCCGCAGGTGACATCTCTAGTGAAGAGATAAATGCCCTGACAGCAGCGATTAATAATAAATATAACACGGGTGTATTGGGGGGGATCTTTGTTGGTGGCCTCGCTGGTTGGGCATTTAACAAGTTCTACAAAATCCAATTGCCTGAATACCTAGGTTTCTTTGCTGGTAAACGTGCGGTGCCTATTATTACAGGTTTTGTTGCGATTGCCCTAGGTTTGATCCTATCGGTAATCTGGCCTCCAATCGGTTCTGTTATTGCTGCTTTTTCTGACTGGGCTGCGCAGCAGAATCCAACAGTGGCATTTGGTATCTACGGTGTTGTTGAACGTGCATTAATCCCATTTGGCTTGCACCATATTTGGAATGTACCGTTCTTCTACGAAGCGGGTACTTGTACTAACAACGCTGGTGAAGTTGTTCATGGTATTATGACATGCTTCCTGACTGCTGATGATGCAACACGTGCTGCAGGTAATGGTTTCGGTCAACTTGCTGGTGGTTACCTATTCAAAATGTTCGGTCTTCCTGCTGCTGCAATCGCAATTGCGCACTCAGCTAAGCCTGAAAACCGCGCGAAAGTAATGGGCATCATGGCATCTGCTGCGTTGACATCATTCTTAACCGGTATTACGGAACCAATTGAATTTGCATTCTTATTCATTGCTCCAGTACTGTATGCTATCCATGCATTGCTTGCTGGTCTAGCGTATGTATTAACAAACTCTTTGGGTATTGTACACGGACATACGTTCTCGAACGGTTTTATTGATTTTGTGGTGCAATCTCCGCGTGCAGAAAACATGTTACTGCTTGTTGGTTTAGGGATCGTTTATGCGGTTGTTTATTATATCGTATTCCGCACTATGATCCGCATGCTAGACTTGAAAACACCTGGTCGTGAAGATGATGAAGAAGTTGCTGTGGTTGCGGTATCTACAGACGAAATGGCGGCAGAATTGGTTGCTGCATTCGGTGGTAAAGACAACATCACGAACTTAGACGCCTGTATCACGCGTTTACGTATTAGTGTTAACTCGATTGACAAGGTAGACAACGAGAAGCTGAAAGCACTAGGTGCAAAAGCTGTTGTCGTTGTTGGTTCCGGTGTACAGGCTATCTTCGGCACTAAGTCTGATAACCTACGTACTGATATGGAAGAGTACATTAATACACTATAA
- the pyrH gene encoding UMP kinase: MTANPKPAYRRILLKLSGEALMGNESFGIDPKVLDRMAQEIKEIVELGVQVGLVIGGGNIFRGAGLAEAGMNRVVGDHMGMLATVMNGLAMRDALHRAYVNARLMSAIELRGVCDSYNWAEAISLLKTGRVVIFAAGTGNPFCTTDSAACLRGIEIEADIVLKATKVDGVYSEDPEKNPDAEFYATLDYREVLEKELKIMDLSAFTMARDHNLPMRVFNMNKPGALRRVIMGEAEGTLISNQAKK, translated from the coding sequence ATGACTGCGAACCCGAAACCGGCATATCGTCGTATTTTATTAAAGCTTAGCGGTGAAGCGCTGATGGGAAACGAGAGTTTTGGTATTGACCCTAAAGTGCTGGATCGTATGGCACAAGAGATTAAAGAAATTGTTGAGTTAGGTGTTCAAGTTGGTTTGGTTATTGGTGGCGGTAACATATTCCGTGGTGCAGGTCTAGCTGAAGCGGGGATGAACCGTGTAGTGGGCGATCACATGGGCATGTTAGCGACTGTGATGAATGGCTTAGCAATGCGTGATGCACTGCATCGTGCTTATGTGAATGCTCGTTTAATGTCTGCAATTGAATTACGTGGCGTATGTGACAGCTATAACTGGGCTGAAGCAATCAGCTTATTAAAGACTGGCCGAGTCGTAATCTTTGCTGCGGGTACGGGTAACCCATTCTGTACAACGGATTCTGCTGCATGTTTACGTGGTATCGAAATTGAAGCTGACATTGTATTGAAAGCAACAAAAGTTGACGGTGTATATTCTGAAGATCCAGAGAAAAACCCAGATGCTGAATTTTACGCTACTCTTGATTATCGTGAAGTTTTAGAAAAAGAACTTAAAATCATGGATTTATCTGCATTTACTATGGCGCGAGACCATAATTTACCGATGCGTGTATTTAACATGAATAAGCCAGGTGCTTTACGTCGTGTGATTATGGGTGAAGCTGAAGGCACATTGATTTCAAATCAAGCAAAGAAATAA
- the glnD gene encoding bifunctional uridylyltransferase/uridylyl-removing protein GlnD has translation MDPTQYVPALLSDEELTLSHCKSHMQEFQSWLEQRFFDGDDIIALVSCRAEYMDQLLNRLWQKFDLSTHPALALVAVGGYGRGELHPKSDIDLLITTTSALTPVQEQAISLFITMLWDLGLEVGHSVRTIDECLAQGLADITIATNLLESRLITGSEDTYAQLQDIIDPETFWPSQDFFQAKHEEQLARHHQFKGSSYNLEPDLKSSPGGLRDLQTILWITRRHFGSSSFLELTNHGFLTKGEYHELENCQNFLWRVRFALHLGLKRCDNRLLFDRQTTVAKALGYSGEGNQAVETMMKQFYQTIRRVTELNEMLLQLFNQAILGHVGMDVRNITADFQLRGSLIDTTSTDLFTRRPSAIIELFYHIADNEHITGIYASTIRELRDARRKLTMWLEDIPECREQFMQLLKHPNASGLALTLMHKYGVIAAYIPQWSRILGQMQFDLFHNYTVDEHTHRLVKIIDSFKRDETKITHPLCCEIYPRLEKPELLLIAAIFHDIGKGQKGNHSEIGAIDARAFCKKHGINKADRKMVSRLVKYHLLMSVTAQRRDIHDPEIITEFARTIGDQEHLNYLYCLTVADICATNDNLWNNWKGSLLRELYFLTQQALRRGLENPLDAKFRIRNNKDTALAFLENSRFSLEQIQALWSTFRSEYFLRNDPSQICWHTTGILNHEDPTLPLVLISQNSTRGGNEVFIYAKDNKHLFASAVSTLDNKNLNIHDAKITSSRNGYVLDSFVILDHTGDVLAPDRIYALQAALEAVLKTGKAPVLRKQRIPRQIKPFSVKTQVTFLATKKKRTFVEIITLDTPGLLARISGIFSAENIVLHNAKISTIGERAEDFFIISGNNNQPLSPEQEVQLRHNLITELADN, from the coding sequence ATGGATCCAACTCAATATGTTCCCGCATTACTCTCAGATGAAGAGTTAACACTTAGCCATTGTAAATCACACATGCAAGAATTTCAATCCTGGCTTGAACAACGCTTCTTTGATGGTGATGATATTATTGCGTTAGTCTCTTGCCGCGCAGAATACATGGATCAATTACTCAATCGACTTTGGCAAAAATTTGACCTCTCGACTCATCCGGCATTAGCACTCGTCGCGGTGGGTGGTTATGGTCGTGGCGAATTGCATCCGAAATCAGACATAGACTTGCTGATCACCACTACATCTGCCTTAACACCAGTGCAAGAGCAAGCCATATCACTCTTTATCACCATGTTATGGGATCTGGGTTTAGAGGTGGGACATAGCGTACGCACCATCGATGAATGCTTAGCACAAGGGCTAGCGGATATCACGATTGCGACCAACCTCTTAGAGTCGCGCTTGATCACGGGGTCTGAAGACACTTACGCACAGTTACAAGATATCATTGATCCTGAGACATTTTGGCCAAGCCAAGATTTCTTCCAAGCCAAACATGAAGAGCAGCTTGCGCGCCATCACCAGTTCAAAGGCTCATCATATAATTTAGAACCCGATCTGAAGAGCAGCCCAGGTGGGTTACGTGATTTACAGACTATTTTATGGATCACCCGTCGCCATTTCGGATCGAGCAGTTTCTTAGAGTTAACCAATCATGGTTTTTTAACCAAAGGTGAATACCACGAGCTGGAAAATTGCCAGAATTTCTTGTGGCGAGTTCGCTTTGCCCTGCACCTTGGTTTAAAACGCTGTGATAACCGCCTGCTCTTCGACAGACAAACAACAGTCGCAAAAGCACTCGGTTATAGCGGTGAAGGCAATCAAGCTGTTGAAACCATGATGAAGCAGTTCTACCAAACAATTCGTCGCGTTACCGAACTCAATGAAATGCTGTTACAGCTATTTAACCAAGCAATCCTCGGACACGTGGGAATGGATGTACGTAATATCACCGCGGACTTTCAGCTGCGCGGCAGCTTAATTGATACCACCAGCACCGATTTATTTACCCGTCGTCCCAGTGCGATTATTGAGTTGTTTTATCACATTGCCGATAACGAACATATCACGGGTATTTATGCCAGTACGATACGTGAATTACGCGATGCAAGACGCAAGTTAACGATGTGGTTAGAAGATATTCCCGAATGTCGTGAACAATTCATGCAGCTACTTAAACACCCCAATGCGAGTGGTTTAGCACTTACCTTAATGCATAAGTACGGTGTCATCGCCGCTTATATACCGCAGTGGAGTCGCATTCTCGGGCAGATGCAGTTTGATTTATTCCACAACTATACGGTTGATGAACACACCCATCGTTTAGTCAAAATCATTGATTCCTTTAAACGCGACGAAACCAAAATAACTCACCCATTATGCTGTGAGATATACCCGCGTTTAGAAAAGCCAGAATTATTACTCATCGCGGCTATTTTCCATGATATCGGGAAAGGCCAAAAAGGTAATCACTCCGAAATCGGGGCCATAGACGCCCGTGCATTCTGTAAGAAGCACGGGATCAACAAGGCTGACCGAAAAATGGTCTCCCGATTGGTCAAATACCATTTATTAATGTCGGTCACCGCGCAACGCCGTGATATTCATGATCCCGAGATCATTACCGAATTTGCCCGTACCATTGGTGATCAAGAACATTTAAATTACCTCTACTGCCTCACAGTTGCGGATATTTGTGCCACTAATGATAACTTATGGAATAATTGGAAAGGTTCACTGCTGCGTGAATTGTATTTTTTAACGCAGCAAGCTTTACGCCGCGGCTTAGAAAACCCGCTGGATGCTAAATTCAGGATCCGCAATAATAAAGATACGGCGCTGGCCTTTTTAGAAAACAGCCGCTTTAGTCTCGAGCAGATCCAAGCATTGTGGAGCACATTCCGTTCTGAGTATTTTTTGCGTAATGATCCGAGTCAGATCTGTTGGCATACCACAGGTATCCTCAATCATGAGGACCCGACACTGCCTTTAGTGCTAATCAGTCAAAATAGTACCCGCGGTGGTAATGAAGTGTTTATCTATGCCAAAGACAATAAGCATTTGTTCGCTTCGGCCGTCTCTACCTTAGATAATAAAAACTTAAACATTCATGATGCGAAAATCACCTCAAGCCGTAATGGTTATGTCCTCGATAGTTTCGTGATTTTGGATCACACCGGTGATGTCCTCGCCCCAGATCGTATTTACGCATTGCAAGCAGCATTAGAGGCGGTGTTAAAGACGGGTAAAGCGCCGGTATTAAGAAAACAGCGTATTCCACGGCAAATAAAACCGTTCTCAGTAAAAACCCAAGTGACATTTTTAGCCACCAAGAAAAAACGTACCTTTGTTGAGATCATTACCTTAGATACCCCAGGACTACTGGCCCGTATCAGTGGCATATTTAGTGCCGAGAATATTGTGCTGCATAACGCTAAAATCTCAACCATTGGTGAACGAGCAGAAGATTTTTTCATTATTTCGGGTAATAATAATCAACCTCTTTCTCCTGAACAAGAAGTACAATTACGCCATAACTTAATTACCGAACTGGCCGATAATTAA
- the frr gene encoding ribosome recycling factor — protein sequence MINEIKDDAQTRMSKSIDALKSQLSKVRTGRAHPSILNGITVSYYGTNTPLNQVGNIGTEDSRTLSITVFDATMVKAVEKAIMMSDLGLNPQSAGTNIRIPLPALTEERRKSLIKVVRADAEQGRVAIRNIRRDANGDIKALLKDKEIGEDDDRRAQDEIQKMTDTCIKQIDTILSDKEKDLMEV from the coding sequence GTGATCAACGAAATTAAAGATGACGCTCAGACCCGTATGAGCAAAAGTATCGACGCATTGAAAAGTCAACTATCTAAAGTTCGAACTGGCCGTGCACACCCAAGTATCTTAAACGGTATTACCGTTTCTTACTACGGTACTAATACACCACTTAACCAAGTTGGTAACATTGGTACTGAAGATTCACGTACATTAAGCATTACTGTATTTGATGCAACAATGGTTAAAGCCGTAGAAAAAGCAATCATGATGTCTGATTTGGGTCTTAACCCACAGTCTGCTGGTACTAATATTCGTATTCCATTACCTGCACTTACTGAAGAACGTCGTAAGAGCTTAATTAAAGTTGTACGTGCCGATGCTGAACAAGGTCGTGTTGCTATCCGTAACATCCGTCGTGATGCCAACGGTGATATCAAAGCACTACTAAAAGACAAAGAAATCGGTGAAGATGATGATCGCCGTGCACAAGATGAGATCCAAAAAATGACTGATACCTGTATCAAGCAAATTGATACTATATTATCAGACAAAGAAAAAGACTTAATGGAAGTGTAA
- the map gene encoding type I methionyl aminopeptidase: protein MSVIIKTEDQIEKMRVAGHLAAQVLEMIEPFVVAGVTTQELNDRCHEFTLANDALSAPLFYPSYDENDDTAFPKSICTSINSVVCHGVPSERPLVDGDIINLDITVIKDGLHGDTSKMFLIGEVSPRDKQLCRIAQEALYEGLRHVKPGTRLSRIGEIIEKKIKSHNKANPTRKYSIVEEYCGHGIGEKFHEEPQVLHYKSRFNESNQNLVLKEGMCFTIEPMINAGKKYNHVADDHWTVLTKDNKNSAQWEHTIVVTKDGCEIMTLRDEETIPRLLKN from the coding sequence ATGAGCGTAATCATTAAAACTGAAGATCAAATCGAAAAAATGCGCGTTGCAGGCCATTTAGCTGCACAAGTACTAGAAATGATAGAACCGTTTGTAGTTGCTGGGGTGACCACTCAGGAGTTAAATGATCGTTGCCATGAATTCACTTTAGCAAACGACGCATTATCAGCACCGTTATTTTACCCAAGCTACGATGAAAATGATGATACGGCATTTCCAAAGTCGATCTGCACATCAATTAACAGCGTTGTTTGCCATGGCGTACCAAGTGAACGTCCATTAGTCGATGGTGACATTATTAACTTGGATATTACCGTAATCAAAGATGGTCTACATGGCGATACCTCTAAGATGTTTTTAATTGGAGAAGTATCACCACGTGATAAGCAACTATGCCGCATCGCACAAGAAGCGTTATACGAAGGTTTACGTCACGTAAAACCGGGTACACGTTTAAGCCGTATTGGCGAGATCATTGAGAAAAAAATCAAGTCTCACAATAAAGCCAACCCAACACGCAAGTATTCCATCGTAGAAGAATATTGTGGTCACGGCATTGGTGAAAAATTCCATGAAGAACCTCAAGTATTACATTACAAATCACGCTTCAACGAAAGCAACCAGAATCTCGTGCTTAAAGAAGGTATGTGCTTCACGATTGAACCTATGATCAATGCAGGTAAAAAATACAACCATGTTGCCGATGATCACTGGACTGTATTAACCAAAGACAATAAAAATTCAGCCCAATGGGAACATACTATCGTAGTCACTAAAGATGGTTGTGAAATTATGACATTACGTGATGAAGAAACTATTCCACGGTTGTTAAAAAACTAA
- the dapD gene encoding 2,3,4,5-tetrahydropyridine-2,6-dicarboxylate N-succinyltransferase gives MATFSLAFGSATKNTTGKIIEAFFPNPLLNPSDKLVADISEVVNYQGQNKVIEVTPAQAAQLATAFSANDDTANAKFAAAAANSKQPLVLVVLATDEKPASVAEGYLKLQLISHRLVKPHGTVLDGIFGLLHNIAWTNQGPIDLPELAERQIAARLAGEVLTVSCVDKFPKMTDYVVPTGVRIAHTARVRLGAHIGEGTTIMHEGFVNFNAGTEGVSMVEGRISAGVMVGNGSDIGGGASIMGTLSGGGQLVISIGENCLLGANAGLGIPLGNRCTIESGLYITAGSKVQILDASNQAVEIVKARDLAGKDDLLFRRNSISGTIECLTNKSAVELNAELHSNN, from the coding sequence ATGGCCACTTTTTCACTCGCTTTCGGTAGTGCCACTAAAAACACTACTGGTAAAATTATCGAAGCTTTTTTCCCAAACCCGCTGCTAAACCCAAGTGATAAACTGGTTGCCGATATTAGCGAAGTCGTTAATTATCAAGGCCAGAATAAAGTTATCGAAGTTACGCCTGCACAAGCAGCGCAACTTGCAACGGCATTCAGCGCAAATGATGATACTGCGAATGCTAAATTTGCAGCGGCAGCAGCAAACAGTAAACAACCGCTAGTGCTTGTTGTACTTGCAACTGACGAAAAACCAGCATCTGTTGCAGAAGGTTATCTAAAGCTACAACTGATTTCACATCGTTTAGTTAAACCACATGGCACTGTACTTGACGGTATCTTTGGCCTACTGCATAACATCGCATGGACTAACCAAGGTCCGATTGATTTACCTGAACTTGCAGAGCGTCAAATTGCAGCACGTCTTGCTGGTGAAGTATTAACGGTAAGCTGTGTTGATAAGTTCCCTAAAATGACGGATTACGTGGTACCAACAGGTGTCCGTATTGCTCACACTGCACGTGTACGTTTAGGGGCTCACATAGGTGAAGGCACAACGATCATGCATGAAGGCTTTGTTAACTTTAATGCGGGCACAGAGGGTGTGAGCATGGTTGAAGGTCGTATCTCTGCAGGTGTGATGGTTGGTAACGGTTCTGACATCGGTGGCGGTGCATCTATCATGGGTACATTAAGTGGCGGTGGCCAATTAGTTATCTCTATCGGTGAAAACTGCTTACTGGGTGCCAACGCTGGTTTAGGTATTCCACTGGGTAACCGTTGTACTATCGAGTCCGGTCTATACATTACTGCAGGTTCTAAAGTACAAATATTAGATGCTAGTAATCAAGCAGTAGAAATTGTTAAAGCACGTGACCTAGCCGGTAAAGATGACTTGTTATTCCGTCGCAATTCAATCTCAGGCACGATTGAATGTTTAACCAATAAATCAGCGGTTGAACTAAACGCAGAACTACACTCAAACAACTAG